One Solirubrobacterales bacterium DNA window includes the following coding sequences:
- a CDS encoding nuclear transport factor 2 family protein, translated as MSQENVELVREAWGAFLTGGIDAALDYYAEDSVCEDWPELPDRSTYEGREGLRERNQQFAEGPWRDFDFEPTDFIDAGEGVVVAVVALRGHGRGSGVPVDTVAAFVYEVRVGRIARDRAFTSRSQALEAAGLREQAPSQESLGSATPDRGVP; from the coding sequence ATGTCGCAGGAGAACGTGGAGCTTGTGCGTGAGGCGTGGGGCGCATTCCTGACTGGTGGGATCGATGCTGCGCTCGATTACTACGCCGAAGACTCTGTCTGTGAGGACTGGCCCGAGCTTCCCGACCGCTCGACTTACGAGGGGAGGGAAGGGCTACGAGAGAGAAACCAGCAATTTGCCGAGGGACCCTGGAGGGACTTCGACTTCGAGCCGACGGACTTCATAGATGCCGGTGAGGGCGTCGTGGTTGCGGTTGTCGCACTACGCGGCCACGGTCGGGGCAGCGGTGTTCCAGTCGACACTGTGGCTGCCTTCGTCTACGAGGTGCGGGTCGGGAGAATCGCCCGCGACCGTGCCTTTACTTCGAGGAGCCAAGCCCTCGAAGCCGCCGGGCTGCGGGAGCAGGCGCCTTCGCAGGAGAGCCTGGGTAGTGCGACGCCAGATCGAGGCGTTCCTTAG
- a CDS encoding YjbQ family protein, whose protein sequence is MKSHTVYKAFETPERRSFVRITDDVQEAVDEAGIAEGMVLVSAMHITAGVWVNDDEPGLHADTLEWLDKLAPPSWQEPANEVARELSPDPGDYRHHRGGEDNGDAHFKNLLVHHQAIVPVTDGRLDLGPWQQIFYTEFDGRRAKRLIIKVLGE, encoded by the coding sequence GTGAAGTCACACACCGTCTACAAGGCGTTCGAGACCCCGGAGCGGCGCAGCTTCGTCCGCATCACCGACGACGTGCAGGAAGCCGTCGACGAGGCCGGGATCGCCGAGGGGATGGTCTTGGTCTCCGCGATGCACATCACCGCCGGCGTCTGGGTCAACGACGACGAGCCCGGCCTGCACGCCGACACCTTGGAGTGGCTGGACAAGCTGGCGCCCCCCAGCTGGCAGGAGCCCGCGAACGAGGTAGCGCGGGAGCTGTCCCCCGACCCCGGCGACTACCGCCACCACCGCGGTGGCGAGGACAACGGCGATGCTCACTTCAAGAACCTGCTCGTCCACCATCAGGCGATCGTCCCGGTCACGGACGGCCGACTCGACCTCGGCCCCTGGCAGCAGATCTTCTACACCGAGTTCGACGGCCGCCGTGCGAAGCGGTTGATCATCAAGGTGCTCGGCGAGTAG
- a CDS encoding cupin domain-containing protein, whose product MSESVTQGDGYAVGHIDQMGDPYGFRKVRRTLGVTAFGVNAIVLPPGYETGRHFHEQQEELYFCHRGRLEIEFGDGSAYTLEPGTAARVDAATVRQMRNVGEEDAVYVVIGGKDGYVGRDGRLPEGEESPRGAGFSGPPGAGPPLPSD is encoded by the coding sequence GTGAGCGAGAGCGTCACTCAGGGCGATGGCTATGCGGTCGGGCACATCGACCAGATGGGAGATCCGTATGGCTTTCGCAAGGTCCGCAGGACCCTCGGAGTGACGGCTTTCGGCGTCAACGCGATCGTGCTACCGCCAGGGTATGAAACCGGGCGCCATTTCCACGAGCAGCAGGAGGAGCTCTACTTCTGCCACCGCGGCCGGCTCGAGATCGAGTTCGGCGACGGCTCCGCCTACACGCTCGAGCCCGGCACCGCCGCCCGGGTGGATGCCGCCACCGTGCGCCAGATGCGCAACGTCGGCGAGGAGGACGCCGTGTACGTCGTCATCGGCGGGAAGGACGGCTACGTTGGCCGCGACGGACGGCTGCCGGAAGGCGAGGAGAGCCCCAGGGGCGCCGGCTTCTCCGGTCCGCCCGGAGCCGGCCCGCCGCTTCCGAGCGACTGA